The genomic interval TGTGTGAAGGGTAGAAGACTGTGAGCTAATTTCTACAATCATTATTCAAATATGGAATATGTGTTTTGTGAGCTGGTTACGAGAACAGCTTTGTTAATCACAACTCCTTCTTTGTTCATTCCATCAATCCTTGTGGTTTcagtttccctgatttctttctacaGCTCAGAAGCTATGTCTAAGTAGAATGGAAATTATATTTCAGATGttattatttcatgttttcacaGCTTCCTTCTAGCTCTCTCTCCCCAGATAGCCACTGTTAGAAATACCTTAATATACTGTGTTGATGTATAAGCTGAGTTTCTTAAATAAGTTTATAGAAGATGAGTGGATATTATGTCGTGTTAATTAGAGAGCCAGAAAGATCAATACACTCTGTCATTCTGCTTTTCGGTATGTGGTGGTAAAACTgcaaaaagactttaaaaatccGCCATTCCACATCCTCATGCATTTGTAGTGCATAACCTCACTGAATCTGAAGATCTGTGTTGAAACCCAACAACGGAGAAGAGCTTTGCAGCCATGTCCAGTTTCATGTGATAAGAGCTGCATGTCTGTGTTCCCCATTAACTTTACCACAGTttctaaaaagtgtgtgtgtgtgtgtgtgtgtgtgtgtgtgtgtgtgtgtgtgtgtgtgcgcgcgcgcgcatacctggctaaattttattttttattgtatgtatttgtCTGTTCTGCcggcatgtatatgtgcacatcatgtgtgtgcagtgccagcagaggccaggagagggtatcagatcccatggaactggaattgcagacagggttgttttgcttttaatgtgtgcgggtattttgcctgcatgtattattgtgctccacttgcatgcctggtgtctgaggaggccagagaagagTGTTGGGTCCCCTAGGACTAgaattatggacagttgtgagctgctgtgtgggtgccgTATGttaacccgagtcctctggaagagcagcccctTTGCCACCAATTCTGTGTTCTGTTGTTTCCGATCATACCCCATAACTCATCCCGAAACAGTGATAGTTGCTTTTCCCTTTCTTGAGTCTGTTCCTAAGCCCTGTGCTCTCCATTTTGAAGGCTGAATACGCACTGTTCTTTGCTCAAAAGTTGGCAGATGCCTCAAGATGCTTTTCTACTGTTTGAGTTCCAGCTGTGGGAAGAAGCAGACTGTGCCCGGACAGCAAAGCCTCCTGGTCCCTGTGAGAATAACTAATTTTCCCCTGAAAACAAAGGAAGGGGGGAATCTGACCTATGTTCTGATTCCAGGAACCTCTCAAAATACCATTACCCTGTTATTTCCGCTGCCCCAGGTGACCACTGCTATTATTGAACACTCAGAGTGCTGGCAGGCTGTCCTGTTTTTAAATtctagcacactgaactgtgtgtggctcccacggagactttttttttttagtgggttTGAGGATAAAaaatggtttcttttgtttttcttggaaaTGTGCAGActgactttttttgtttgggcACACCAAGGTGGAAGCTGTTAAATTTGCTAAACAAGCTCTGGGAagtccagccagggctgcaggaaGCGCCCTGACATCTAGCGAAACCTCTGGGCTAATTTTAGGGCACGAGCTTAGAAAGCTGCCTGATTGCTTTTCTCAAAGCATCCAGATCATAGTAGTTTAGTTTTAAAATGCAGTTCTTAGTTTGATAATCTTCCCTTCAGTAAGACAGGTAAAActgacatttaagaaaaaaaatatatatggacCAAGGAGGTAtctcagttagtagagtgtttGCTGAGCAcgtacaaagctctgggtttggtcctcagcacaaCATAAACCCgacatgatggtacatgcctggaaattccagcatttgagaaatggagacaggaggaccacaagtCCAAGGTCATTCATGGCTCCACAGACATGGAAGACTGTTTCTCAGAggtggaaaggaaagaaagtatgTGTGGGGGGAAGATTTGAGGGTCTCCTTTTGTGTAAAGCAGCATTAATCAAGGacttttgagtttctttttactgggtctggagagatggctcagtggttaagagcactggctgctcttccagaagacccacgttcaattcccagcacccacacggtggctcacgactgcctggaactccagttctggggaccaGATAGCATCCTCTAACTTCTGCAGGCCCCAGGCAGGtgagtggtgcacagacatgacACCAGCAAACACCCTTACACATAAACTAATAAGTAAAAattacttcaattttttttctttttaacttttttttgagacaggtttcaaactcagattctcttgcctctgcctcccgggtactGGAATTTAGGTGTGTACCTCCACACCCAGCCCTCTCTTTACTGTCTTTATTAAAGCCTTGTCTATTACTGTTGTGCAGGCTTAGATTGCCCGTGCCCTCCTTTGTCTGctgcacacatgtaaacatacatGTGCTCTGAAGTTCCAGCTCAGATTAAGGATTTCAGCACTCACACTCCACCAGAAAATCCTTTTTCTAgagatatctccctcaaagtaaATTTGGGATACTTTTAACTTCTGTTCATTCATTAACTTTGCCTGTTTTGAACGCCATGTAAGCAGAATCCTTGAGTCTGGCTTCCTTCCTCCAACATTGAGTCTCTAGAAGTCACCATGCTGAAGCGTGTGGTGTTTTTCCCATGCAGCATTCTATTCTGTGACTGTCATACAATATGGATCTGTTAGAATGTTGGTAGATGGATATCTCAATTGTTCTACAAACAAAGGTGTAAACATTCTTGTGTgtccttttaaaacaaaaagatcctttttattatttttaagtgtgtgtgtgtctgtctgtctgtctgtacattcAAGTGCTGAGTACAGgtgccagggaggccagaagaaggcattggatctcttAGAGCTGAGGTTCCTGCTAGGTATTGGGAACTGTGGTGTATCAGGAACCAAACTTAGCCCCTCTGCAagacagctgaaccatctctccagcccgttatGTGGTGTGTGTCTTTTGATAGACATTAGCTCTTAGTTCTTTTGGACCCATGCCTGTGAGTAGAACTGTTACATCCAAAGATATTTGCAGTTTAGCATTTGTAAAATCATAGCTTTATGTCCTCAAAGTCATTGTACCAACTGCTTTCCTACCAGAAGGGTGACAAATTGTTAGCCATATTGTTAGCCACATTTGATATTGGTCAGTGGTTCATGTTGGCCTTGCCAGTGgcctttgcatttccctgagaaGAAGTTCAACCACAGCGTGTATCTCTTCTGTTCGAAACTATTGTACAGTTTTAGTCGTGATTCAATGGGTGCCTGTGGTAGGGCCCAGGCTCATAGATTTCTAAACTGCCCCACGATTGATTTTCATGCCATCAGACCTCTATATAAGAACAATGGCATGTTGTTTTTGTCAGCATCCCCTAAGGATTAAAAGGCTCCAAGGAAGTTTTTGAAATGTTTGAGAGAGAGGCTTGGAAAGTGAAGAGACATTTTGtcctggaaacacagtaaagcagTTGTGAGGTGAGCGAGAGGTTCAGGGTCTGGTTGGTTAAGCTGTAGAAGCTGCAGTTTGTGTCCCTGACGGTGGCTCCTAGGTCATAGGATAACCTGCAGGAGtcatctccttccaccatgtgggtcctgcgGACAGACTTAGGGTCATCAAGCTtgacagcaaacacctttacctgttgGGCCTTCTCCCTGGGCCATTAAATCTTtattatcatatattatatatgataggTTTGataggacattttcatacatgtgcatagtgtattttgaccatattcaccacCACATaagacacctccccccccccccaattcttgTCAATCCCCTTTTAACACAAAGCATGATGGTCCTAAATTGTATAAACCAATACGTAGGGTGAGGGGATCATGTGAGCTGGTTTATTCTTTGTGGATCTACTCAATTATAATCTTCCCCTCTACACTGAAGGCTTCCTGGAAAGCCTCGCCTTAGCAGTGCTTATGACTTTCTAAGTAAATTTCAATTAGGAGTTTGCTCCAGTGGTTTATTAGGCCTTTAATGGATGTTAATTATATTCTTGGTACATTCCGAGTTAAGAAATGGGAAATGATTTTACACGTGTACGCAGACTcagagccagtgtttgtttcttaggaGATACATAGAGAGAGTAAAAAGTCAGAAATCCAAACAGGGCAGAGAGGAGAGTGGTCTACATCACGGGGCTTGTGGCCCAGCAGAGGCTGAATTCACACCCCTCTGAGGTCAAACAGGAGTCTTTTCTGGACCAGTTGTTTGGCTCTCACAGAAATGTTACATTAGAGACTGTTTAGGCATAGttcaaagtttttaaattaacattatttatttgtgtgggggtgtttatctgcgtgtgtgtgtgcacgctcgtgtgtgtgcatgtgtgtgtgcaggcgtgCAGTTGCATGCCACAGAGCAGAAGGCCAGAGAACAGTCTTCACTTTCCTCCACCATgtagttctggagactgaactcaggtatcAGGTTGTTAAATGGCTTGCAGTCAGAGTTGGTGGAGCATTCATCCCTTAGCATTGTTTAGCATGTTTtgcatattttattcttttaaacccTGACTTTCAGCCTTCTTCTTGCTGTTCATTCATAGCTGAGTATTGCCTTTTCCTTGGCTGTGATGGCCTTGTGTTTCTAGGCAGAATAACTGATCCCAGTCTGGCCGGGCCCTCAAAGGTAGACTTTGTCATGTCAGAGACTGCAGAGCTCTTATTTCTAGGTGCGCAACTGATTTTCTAGTCATGTCCTGTGCAGTTTTCATTTATCGTTTTGGAACATGGTTAAGGGATTCTTGAGTTGCTTCTTTGCTCGCTGACTGCAAACAGCTTGGTGTGGGTGTGAGCCCAGGGTGGAGGCTCTGATGCTGAGGATGAAGGGTTCACTAGTCTTCACTAACCTCTGAATTAGATGTGTTTCCCCCAGCCTAGTGAGAagtaggaaggaaagaatgatcaggaaagaaagaaaatccaaaaacaaaaaacttgtctcttagggctggagaggtggctcagtggttaaaagtactggctgttcttgcagaagaccaggttccattcccagatcctacatggtagctcatgaccacctgtaactccagttccagggcatccaatgctctcttctgccctccaaggCACCAAGCATGCGTatagtgcacagacacatatggaGGGAAAATACCTATGCACACTAAATTAAATGAACATTGAAAAATGTGTCCTGCGAAGATCATACAACACTTTCATTTTAATGTAAGTGCTTTCAAGACTTTTTCAGGGGTGCATTCTCGTGGACATGGGGAGGGGGTataggcatgtgcacatgcatctgGGGTCCAGAGGGCGATAGCAGATGTCTTTCTATATCTCTGCCCATTTTGAGTCAAAGCCTCTCACTCTGCCTGGAGCTCATCAAGAGGGTTAGACTAggtggccagtgagcttcagggatctgttTGGCTCTTTGTGCGTGTTTTGGGGATCCCAGCTCAGGCCCTCCTGCTTgtatggcaggcactttaccaactaactGAGCATCTCCTCAGCTTCAACTGTGACTTCTTTAGGGCCCCTGGACTAAAAGGAAAGGTTGTCCTTCAGATGTCAGATGTCTTGACAAGAATCAATTAGGGTATAAATGTTGCTATTTGGATAGTATGTGTCGCTttattctggccttgaactcctgagtgtgagcattTTCCACATCAGCCTTCAGAAGAGCTAGTATTGTACATGTGCACCACTGCCTATGGCCTTAGTTAGTATTTGTTTTCACCAACACTGTTATCATTTATTCTGGTTTCGTGCATTCAAGCAGTCTATCTCCAAACTTTCAAAGTAGCTTAGTCTATGACAATAGCAGTCTGACCTGTGATAACTGAAAATTAAACTCTGTTCCAGATCCTGTGAAGCCCCTTGGCAACTCCTCACAAGCACCAGCTGACTCACCTCTGGGTGCGTCGGCCTCCACCCAGCCGGACGCCTCTCCAGTCACACTACCTCCATCTTACCAGCTCATCAGCCTCCCGCCGCACCCAGACACTCTAGGCCTCCAGGACGATCCACAAGACTACCTCTTGCTGATCAACTGTCAAAGCAAGAAGCCCGAACCCACCAGGTACATGGTGCATGCcatcatatgtgtgtgggtgtgaatgtgtgtgagcgagtgcatgcatgtgcacatatgtgcgcgcgcgcatgtatgtgtgtgtgtgtgtgtgtatgtgtatgtgtgtgtatacatttaaaaGCCTTTAGGTTTTTTTAAACCTTGAAGTTTACATGGAACCATCTCAGTAGGCATCCACTGCAGGTttgtattatatatgtttataacaATTCTTTGTTAGTGGGTTCTGTTATCTGGGAGGTCTTTTGTTGATGAAACAGTTTCTGCCATCATGGCCAATCACAGTTTTCCTACAAGGCTCTTTGGAAAGAGTCTTGCAGTTTTTGTTACGGACTCACGGGTGTTACTTGCTTGACAGATGTCACTGACTTGTAAATGGTGATCTTGCTCCATTTCTTATGTGATTATAAACCAGCCAAGGGTCATCTTTTGTTTCTGAAGAAGGAGAGGAGTACCTCCTGCTAGAAGATTTTGAAAGCAAAACGGTCCCATTGCAGTGAGTGTGCTGTAGTTTTGGATCTGTGTGAGAAACTAATACTACAGGTAAAATCCCAATATGGCACATCCTAGAGGCTAGGCTGACTGGGGGACAATGACATTTCATGAGGTCAAATAAACCGCCAAAAGCTGTGACCTGTCAAACCTTCCTCCTCAGCCATGCAACAGTGCTGACCCCCAAGCCTTGATGTTACGGATCATTAAATAGAAATCTATGGAATGTCTGACTGACTCAGAGGGTCCAAAAAGCTTTTCCCCAGTGCTCGGTACAGGGTCatcaccccctccacacacacacacacccctgtcctATACTAAGCCCAAAGATACTTTAAGTTGatcatctttggcttttgatATTGAGAAGCTGGAAGGCAGTGACAGAGGAGATCGGAGAACAGTTATTTCACTATTTgaagaaacaacaagaaaatgaagaTCCATAAACAGGTCAGTGTCTGCCACTGACAGCCTGTGACTGTCAGTGACAGACTTCCAACAGGTCTATTCACAGTACAAAAGTGTCAGTGAGCTGCATACCACACACATGGGATATCTATAAAACAAAGTGTTCAGGAACGTAAGCTGAACAAATATACGTTTGTTATACAAAAAGGTTTCTTTTCTCAGTGTTAAAAAAGTGATTCTTGGTAGAATAAGATTACAGAGAATACTTGTTTAAAATATACGTAGAAcctgctaggcggtggtggcacacacctttaatcccagcattcaggaggcagaggtaggaggatctctgagttcgagaccagcctgggctacagagcgaattctaggacagccagggctacacagagaaaccctgtcttgaaaagcaaacaaataaacaaacaaatgtagagCTTAAAACCCCCAGAAATGGTTTCTGTGAACCATTCCCTGGGATAGTGGGAGAAGCTTGGGAACATTCCACAGATGGTTTTTGTCTTGTTCGTTATAATGGAATTTTACCTGTAAGAGCAAGAAAATTGTATCAATCGACACTAGTTAATACTGTCAAATTCTAACTCGACTGCTTGTTTGCCGTGAATATTGAGGACTGCACACTTGTGAACGTGTCCTTGTGCACTAACTGAGACTTGGCTTGATGGAGACTCACCGTTACTTTCTAGTGTCATGTTCTTAAGAAGCCAGCTGATCAGTGGCAGCGTttagtgtgttttcttttcatgACTGCGCCTTTCATTAATTTCACTGGCACATCGTTACTGCTACAGGAGAAACTGTTCTAGAAATGACTGTGTAAGATACTTTGCCAAAGTGACAgttaaataacaaatatttatgaAGTGCCCACCCCATGCCCATTAGTGTGCTAGGTGCTGTGAAGATACAACCTGATTCCATAGGACACAGTTCCCTGAGGTGCAGTCACCCTGGGAGCTCTAGAGTGGACCTTCTGAAGGAGCCAGAGAATATGAGCATGAAATGCTTACACCTTCACACATAGGTCGTAATTCTCACACCGCCCTTTCATCTGCCAGGACTCAGCTCATACACAtgctcctccaggaagcctgtcTCCAGGCTCTTAGATTGAAACATCCCTGTGGGTTGGTGGGGTTTCAGTGTTGTCTTttggcatttgtttatttatatttgtgtgtgtgtgtgtgtgtgtgtgtgtgtgtgtgtgtgtgtgtgtgtgtgtgtgcagtgcatgtGTAGACagcagaagacaacttgtaaacaacttggttttctccttccaccatgtgggttccagggaccatCCCCAGGCTTGGTGCTGAagacctttacccactgagccaccttgccagccttCTCTGGGTTTTTACAGCAGACCAGCTATCCAGTGCCCAAATCTCTGTCTTGTTGTAGTGTTGGAAATAACCCACACTAGAGTATGAGCTGGTGGGAGCCAGAGGCCTTCCTCAGGACTCTTACCTCCGACTGCTTTGGGCTCCTGCGTGTAGACTAAATGAATGCATATTTTAGAGCAAGCATGGGTACTTCAGAAATTCTACAAGGATAGTCTGCGTATTATTTTTAAGATGGAAAAAACGAAGATCATAAGATAGCTCAGTTACCACACGAGCCGGACGAccttgagttcagttctcaggaccCACGTGAAGGTGGAAGAGGGGCTGACTCTACAGAGTTGTCCACAGcccctgctacacacacacacgcacacgcacacgcgcgcacacacacacacacacacacacacacacacacacacacacataagtgatTAAATATTACTGGGAGCCTTGATACTGTGAGCTAGTATATGGACCCATAGCCTCTAGGAATCTATAGGTTTTTCTCTAATTAAGTGACTACTATTAAAACCATGTGTTAAAAATATTGGTGTTAGCTCAAGTGGGCAGGTTGTAAGGGGAGGATTCTGTGATGAGgatgtcacagagatctgcctgaacTTGGAATAGAGTGGGAACAGAACAGGGAACAGATAaataagagggagggagggaggaagggaaggaggaggggagggagggagggaggactcgGTACTCAGTGCTTGACTGATGGGGGTCGCAGGGTAACAGGCTTCGAGGCTACTGACGCTGGAGGGTCTGAATGAAATCACTTCTGTCCACGAAGTCAAGGACAGCCAGTTTGTAAAGGAAATGCAATTTGCTCTGGGGCGTGTGAGCAGTATAAGGATGTTATATCATACAGGAATAAGCAAGCGGAAGTAGGACTTTGAAAATAGGAGCCTCAGAGTTCAGTGAGAAGATGGGAGCTGTCAGCATTCCCTGGAGAAGGTGGAGGTGTGAGAAAGAATCCTCTAAGGCCGAGCGTGCAGCTTTGGAGGTCATTTCTCAGCAGAGACTGAGGGAGGTGCCAGTCCCTAAACAAAGGCATGAGTGAGGGAGCTAGGGAGAAGGTAAGTAGTCCAGCAGAGTGTGGCTCCTCTGCCCCAAAGTGGGAGGGGTCCCAGGAGCAAATTAACACAGCCAGGTGTTATTAAGGAacagacagggctggagagatggctcagtggttaagagcgtgtCTGGCTCtggaggaggacctgagttctgttcccagcacctactcaggcagctcacaggcacctgtaactccagttctggggttcTGATGCCTCtgtggcctccttgggtacctgcctatgtgcacatacccaaacacatacatacacataattttaaaaataataaaaataaatcttttttgcaGGTACTAAAAATCTATCAAAAGCAGGATTATCCTCAAATGAGATTTCCTAACATTGTTAGGAGTTAGTTAACCCCTCATCATGGATTTCGTTCCTCTTAATAGTGTGTCTTGAATGTCTCtcaaagagagaagggaagagagcaagaagcctgctgtccCTGGATGTCCTCTGCAGTTCCcacttggtttttggttttgcagAACAGTTTGTCAAGGCTGGTTAAAGAGCAATAGATGAGCTTTGTAAACTGGACTAGTGccggggtttttgtttgtttgttttgttttattttgttttgcatgtTCTTAGTGGAAGATGGGTTCCCTGTGTCTGTTTGGAATTCTGTGGTGTCTGATCAGTGCTGAGgattgtgggtgtgtgtgtgtgtgtgtgtgtgtgtgtgtgtgtgtgtgtgtgtgtgtttccttggtgCAGCTGGGCGTGGGCAAGCACAGGACAGAAATTATTGACAACGATTACTAGCAGTTTGATAGTGGTTTTGTTGGTTTATAATTATAAGCAACTAAAGAACATTTATGCTTCTTGAATCTtatggatcacacacacacaaaaaaaaaatctaacagaaaAACACGTTTTGATTACTGagctctagtttgtgtgtcaaaactgtatctgtctgtcttgaccgtgttttatttttgacattcaCCATTTTATTCAGACCCCACATTGACTCTGCAAAGCCCACCTCTTCTGAAACAGACTGCAATGACAACGTCCCTTCCCATAagcctcctgcttcctcccagaGCAGACATGGAGTGAATGGCTTTTTTCAGCAGCAACTGCTGTATGACTGCCCGCCACCCCGAGCTCCATCCGTCTCTGTAGACTCCAGCCTCTATAACCTGCCCAGGAGTTATTCCCATGACGTGTTGCCAAAGGAATCTCCGTCAGGTACTGAAGCAGATGGAGAGCTGTACATCTTCAATACCCCAACTGGGACTTCGAGTGTAGAAACTCAGATGAGACATGTATCCATCAGTTACGACATTCCGCCAACACCTGGTAACACTTATCAGATTCCACGGACATTTCCAGAAGGCACCTTGGGACAGTCATCTAAGCTGGACACCATTCCTGATATTCCCCCTCCTCGACCACCAAAGCCACATCCAACCCATGACCGGTCTCCTGTGGAAACGTGTGGCGTCCCACGCACAGCCTCAGACACCGACAGCAGTTACTGTATCCCTACAGCAGGCATGCCGCCATCCCGGAGTAATACTATTTCCACCGTGGATTTGAACAAGTTACGGAAAGGTCAGCTCTGGCAGCTTCTACTCTCTTAGGGGTTGATGATAGAAAGCCTGTTTTTCTGAGGGGctagggacatgg from Peromyscus eremicus unplaced genomic scaffold, PerEre_H2_v1 PerEre#2#unplaced_1286, whole genome shotgun sequence carries:
- the Gab1 gene encoding GRB2-associated-binding protein 1; its protein translation is MSGGEVVCSGWLRKSPPEKKLKRYAWKRRWFVLRSGRLTGDPDVLEYYKNDHAKKPIRIIDLNLCQQVDAGLTFNKKEFENSYIFDINTIDRIFYLVADSEEDMNKWVRCICDICGFNPTEEDPVKPLGNSSQAPADSPLGASASTQPDASPVTLPPSYQLISLPPHPDTLGLQDDPQDYLLLINCQSKKPEPTRPHIDSAKPTSSETDCNDNVPSHKPPASSQSRHGVNGFFQQQLLYDCPPPRAPSVSVDSSLYNLPRSYSHDVLPKESPSGTEADGELYIFNTPTGTSSVETQMRHVSISYDIPPTPGNTYQIPRTFPEGTLGQSSKLDTIPDIPPPRPPKPHPTHDRSPVETCGVPRTASDTDSSYCIPTAGMPPSRSNTISTVDLNKLRKDASSQDCYDIPRTFPSDRSSSLEGFHNQSKIKNVLTVGSVSGEELDENYVPMNPNSPPRQHSSSFTEPIQEPNYVPMTPGTFDFSSFGMQVPPPAHLGFRSSPKTPPRRPVPAADCEPPPVDRNLKPDRKGKGMWGIEG